A genome region from Gemmatimonadota bacterium includes the following:
- a CDS encoding class I SAM-dependent methyltransferase: MAWPHARPRCPPASHESRHDRHDQVRGPARAGRLERCDVQQAPDPYGSGIAGAISAARVRTVMRLAQVQPRDSVLELGCESGHLLVQVPECARRVGADISEAALTDARAMAARVGAVRTEFMQVDALKPLPFAPGEFDVIIISEMLEHVDDPRAVLQQVHAICTPATRLVITVPNERPKLVIKDVLRALRLFDLLFPGIEEGQSEWHLQQFSKPLIRQTVAGLYEVRQLVSVWGCHYAALLSRSPAEGR, translated from the coding sequence ATCGCCTGGCCGCATGCCAGGCCGCGATGTCCGCCCGCATCCCACGAGTCCCGTCATGACCGTCACGACCAAGTCCGAGGTCCAGCGAGAGCTGGCCGCCTGGAACGATGCGATGTACAGCAAGCACCCGACCCCTACGGGTCCGGGATCGCCGGTGCCATCTCCGCGGCCCGGGTGCGAACGGTGATGCGGTTGGCGCAGGTGCAACCGCGGGACTCGGTCCTCGAGCTCGGATGCGAGAGCGGCCACCTGCTGGTGCAAGTCCCCGAGTGCGCCCGCCGCGTGGGAGCCGACATCTCGGAGGCGGCACTCACGGACGCGCGCGCCATGGCGGCCCGCGTTGGTGCGGTCCGTACGGAGTTCATGCAGGTGGACGCGCTCAAGCCGCTGCCGTTCGCGCCCGGTGAGTTCGACGTGATCATCATCTCGGAGATGCTCGAGCACGTGGATGATCCTCGCGCGGTGCTGCAGCAGGTGCACGCGATCTGTACCCCGGCGACCCGACTCGTGATCACCGTCCCGAACGAGCGCCCCAAGCTGGTCATCAAGGATGTCCTGCGCGCGCTGCGCCTTTTCGACCTCCTGTTCCCGGGAATCGAGGAAGGGCAGAGCGAGTGGCACCTGCAGCAGTTCTCCAAGCCGCTCATCCGGCAGACGGTCGCAGGGTTGTACGAGGTGCGGCAGCTCGTGAGCGTGTGGGGGTGTCACTACGCCGCGTTGCTCTCCCGGTCACCCGCGGAGGGACGATGA
- a CDS encoding FAD-dependent oxidoreductase encodes MRILVVGAGPTGLSAAWRLAERGHDNWLLVEGDDHPGGLATSIRDDAGFTWDLGGHVLFSHYRYFDALMNTALGDAWIEHQREAWVWMRERWVPYPFQNNIWRLPPDDLLRCLVGLVALQQREATTSPPAHFAEWLQRAFGDGLCDVFMYPYNRKVWAYTPDKMGVGWMGERVATVDFVRILGNLVNQRDEVSWGPNATFRFPKFGGTGAIWDALAARLPAGKLSLGRRLVRVDSAARVAHFSDGTSERYDRLLSSIPLQQLLRLLSDRPELTARAGEFVYSSSHVVGVGFTGQAPSSLATKCWMYFPEPETPFYRVTVFSNYSPHNVALPGTQWSLMAEVSESPDKPVDLARVVDETVAGFKRVGFIDDTTEIVTTWHRRMEYGYPTPWLLRDEVLDAVLPALEACGIYSRGRFGAWKYEVSNQDHSAMQGVEAIDHFLAGIPETTVHGTMGREPPPL; translated from the coding sequence ATGCGCATTCTCGTAGTCGGCGCTGGGCCTACGGGGCTCTCCGCGGCTTGGCGCCTCGCCGAGCGCGGACACGACAACTGGCTCCTGGTCGAAGGGGACGACCACCCCGGCGGCCTCGCCACGTCCATCCGGGACGACGCGGGGTTCACGTGGGACCTCGGCGGACACGTCCTCTTCTCGCACTACCGCTACTTCGACGCCTTGATGAACACGGCGCTCGGCGACGCGTGGATCGAGCACCAGCGCGAGGCGTGGGTTTGGATGCGCGAGCGGTGGGTCCCCTATCCGTTCCAAAACAACATCTGGCGCCTCCCCCCCGACGACCTCCTGCGCTGCCTCGTGGGATTGGTCGCCCTGCAGCAGCGCGAGGCCACCACCAGTCCGCCGGCCCACTTCGCCGAATGGCTGCAGCGCGCGTTTGGGGATGGCTTGTGCGACGTGTTCATGTACCCGTACAACCGCAAGGTGTGGGCGTACACGCCCGACAAGATGGGGGTGGGCTGGATGGGGGAGCGCGTGGCCACCGTCGACTTCGTCCGTATCCTTGGCAACCTCGTGAACCAGCGCGACGAGGTGAGCTGGGGACCGAACGCCACCTTCCGCTTCCCGAAGTTTGGGGGCACCGGGGCCATCTGGGACGCGCTGGCCGCACGGTTGCCGGCCGGCAAGTTGTCGCTGGGTCGGCGGCTCGTGCGCGTGGATTCCGCAGCCCGCGTGGCGCACTTCTCCGACGGCACGAGCGAGCGCTACGACCGCCTCCTCTCGTCCATCCCGCTGCAGCAGCTCCTGCGCCTCCTCTCCGATCGCCCGGAGCTCACGGCGCGCGCCGGCGAGTTCGTCTACTCATCCAGCCATGTCGTGGGCGTGGGCTTCACTGGCCAGGCGCCCAGCAGCCTCGCGACCAAGTGCTGGATGTACTTCCCCGAACCGGAGACCCCGTTCTACCGGGTGACCGTCTTCAGCAACTACTCGCCGCACAACGTGGCGCTCCCCGGGACGCAGTGGTCGCTCATGGCCGAGGTGAGCGAGTCACCGGACAAGCCGGTCGACCTCGCGCGCGTCGTCGACGAGACCGTCGCCGGCTTCAAGCGCGTCGGCTTCATCGACGACACCACCGAGATCGTGACGACCTGGCATCGCCGAATGGAGTACGGCTACCCGACCCCGTGGCTGCTCCGGGACGAGGTGCTCGACGCAGTGCTCCCCGCGCTGGAAGCGTGTGGCATCTACAGCCGCGGGCGATTCGGCGCGTGGAAGTACGAAGTCTCCAACCAGGATCACTCGGCGATGCAGGGGGTCGAGGCCATCGATCACTTCCTGGCCGGGATCCCCGAGACGACCGTACACGGCACCATGGGGAGGGAACCCCCGCCGCTGTGA
- a CDS encoding DUF2339 domain-containing protein — protein MSDSSRLDALEVAVARLTKELVALRAEVRTSRGGGRADATERSDDGAALPSVPFPSMPSPSAVPTLDVPPGAGAGRAEPYVSDELRRIATAATTAGASASAGDRGRGDAGDTRDARAAAGATPSAASWRPHPGRFQRENLEALVGRYGTLALAAFTILMGVGAFIGWAIKNGMIGPELRVALGALAAGVVAAIGWRLRRGDSPRFGSMLLALSLAILHVVCWGAGPLLHLVPGALALAVATAASAGLSMLALHDEDQSLFNVGFGGALLAPFVTSSDTGDAVLLLLYGALVLGAGMRAMRDRAWGKTPFVLGLGVAAYTAAASGQLGGAQDWVQASAPATFAIAVAWLSILLVKGKARERVAITALVAAVGAIANMSQSPSLLAIRQPLAALVAITGFLTVTGGGAGRLMGFLVGFALPVATLTVAIGELMWSSSRTMGTVTLLWTIGSAAAAWANRDRARGWHGFTATALGGAAIALLLKGEDRTQVMALAAYAAAASVVMRRTTLRQVALAAMGWLAVATIIAFALLDDRERWLTRPFLTPESGVALVVCAAWFVFSWNWARLGLEGDEMMFDTRRSMARILGGVVTFLWIHVELSRTVSLDVSTFLLVAYYAVSGVLAIGIGRWRAIPLLRQVGLALAVFAAFKAMMETSALSIGWRVGGYMLAGVFLLGVAYWYRGRGAPEATTGGAAAAG, from the coding sequence ATGTCCGACTCTTCACGCCTCGACGCGCTCGAAGTTGCGGTGGCCCGCCTGACGAAGGAGCTGGTGGCGCTCCGCGCGGAGGTGCGCACGTCGCGTGGCGGGGGGCGGGCTGACGCGACGGAGCGGTCGGACGACGGGGCGGCGCTCCCATCGGTGCCGTTCCCGTCGATGCCGTCACCCTCGGCGGTGCCGACGCTGGACGTGCCTCCCGGCGCAGGTGCGGGACGAGCCGAGCCGTATGTCTCCGACGAACTCCGTCGAATCGCGACAGCCGCGACGACGGCGGGGGCGAGCGCGAGCGCGGGGGATCGTGGCCGTGGCGATGCGGGCGACACCCGTGATGCCCGGGCGGCCGCGGGGGCGACTCCGTCAGCTGCATCATGGCGCCCGCACCCCGGCCGCTTCCAGCGCGAGAACCTCGAGGCGCTGGTCGGGCGATACGGAACGCTCGCCTTGGCCGCCTTCACGATCCTCATGGGGGTCGGCGCCTTCATCGGCTGGGCGATCAAGAACGGGATGATTGGCCCGGAGCTGCGCGTTGCCCTCGGCGCGCTGGCGGCGGGTGTCGTCGCGGCGATCGGGTGGCGCCTGCGGCGCGGCGATTCGCCCCGCTTCGGAAGCATGCTCCTGGCGTTGTCGCTGGCTATTCTGCACGTCGTGTGTTGGGGCGCCGGGCCGCTCCTGCACCTGGTGCCCGGCGCGCTGGCCCTCGCGGTGGCGACCGCGGCGTCGGCCGGGCTGTCCATGCTGGCCCTGCACGACGAGGATCAGTCGCTCTTCAACGTGGGATTCGGCGGCGCGCTGCTGGCGCCGTTCGTCACCTCGTCCGATACCGGCGACGCCGTGCTCCTCCTGCTCTACGGTGCGCTGGTGCTCGGTGCCGGCATGCGCGCCATGCGCGATCGTGCCTGGGGCAAGACTCCGTTCGTCCTCGGGCTGGGCGTGGCGGCCTACACCGCCGCAGCGAGCGGCCAGCTTGGCGGCGCGCAGGACTGGGTCCAGGCCTCGGCGCCCGCCACGTTCGCCATCGCCGTCGCGTGGCTGTCGATCCTCCTGGTCAAGGGGAAGGCGCGCGAACGCGTCGCGATCACGGCGCTCGTCGCGGCCGTCGGGGCGATCGCCAACATGTCGCAGTCGCCGTCGTTACTCGCGATTCGACAGCCCCTGGCGGCGCTCGTGGCGATCACGGGGTTTCTCACCGTCACGGGAGGGGGCGCGGGACGCCTGATGGGCTTCCTCGTAGGCTTTGCGCTTCCGGTTGCGACCCTCACGGTCGCGATCGGCGAGTTGATGTGGTCGTCGTCGCGCACGATGGGCACGGTGACGCTGCTGTGGACGATCGGGAGTGCGGCGGCCGCGTGGGCCAACCGCGACCGTGCGCGCGGCTGGCACGGCTTCACCGCGACGGCATTGGGAGGGGCGGCCATCGCCCTGCTCCTCAAGGGAGAGGACCGCACGCAGGTCATGGCGCTCGCAGCCTACGCGGCGGCGGCCTCGGTCGTCATGCGACGCACGACGCTGCGTCAGGTCGCGCTGGCGGCGATGGGGTGGCTCGCGGTCGCCACCATCATCGCCTTTGCCCTCCTCGACGATCGCGAGCGATGGCTGACCCGCCCCTTCCTGACGCCGGAATCGGGGGTGGCGCTGGTGGTGTGCGCCGCGTGGTTCGTCTTCTCCTGGAACTGGGCACGCCTGGGACTGGAGGGGGACGAGATGATGTTCGACACGCGCCGCAGCATGGCGCGCATCCTCGGCGGCGTGGTCACCTTCCTCTGGATTCACGTCGAGCTCTCGCGCACCGTCTCGCTCGACGTCTCCACCTTCCTGCTGGTGGCCTACTACGCGGTGAGCGGGGTGCTGGCGATCGGCATCGGGCGCTGGCGGGCGATCCCCCTTCTGCGGCAAGTTGGACTCGCGCTCGCCGTCTTCGCCGCCTTCAAGGCGATGATGGAGACCTCAGCGCTCTCGATCGGATGGCGCGTGGGCGGCTACATGCTGGCCGGTGTCTTCCTGCTTGGCGTGGCGTACTGGTACCGCGGAAGGGGAGCTCCCGAGGCAACGACCGGGGGCGCCGCCGCGGCGGGGTGA
- a CDS encoding glycosyltransferase family 2 protein — translation MTSGTTVPVSVVMPAYNEADGIRVAVEAAQKHVLDRLPGAELVVVNDGSRDHTGSILDQIAAADPRVRVLHTLNGGHGTALMRGLAQAHGDYVFLVDSDDQIPLDAFWTLWTRAHAGSGPPLDGVFGIRRVRHDAQFRKVLTRIIGVCLTLLFGTSIRDANVPFKLVRRRIWEDARRYIPDGTLAPSLFLAVYMKRVNCSIAFLDVAHRDRATGTVSIRRWKLLKFCATAFQQLLDFRRALPPR, via the coding sequence ATGACGTCGGGGACGACCGTGCCGGTCAGCGTGGTGATGCCGGCATACAACGAGGCCGATGGCATCCGGGTCGCGGTGGAGGCCGCGCAGAAGCACGTGCTCGATCGACTCCCCGGCGCCGAGTTGGTCGTCGTGAATGACGGCTCACGCGACCATACGGGGAGCATCCTCGACCAGATTGCAGCTGCCGACCCTCGCGTGCGGGTCCTGCACACGCTCAACGGCGGGCACGGGACGGCACTCATGCGCGGCCTGGCGCAGGCGCATGGCGACTACGTCTTCCTCGTCGACAGCGACGACCAGATCCCGCTCGACGCCTTCTGGACGCTGTGGACGCGGGCGCACGCGGGGAGCGGCCCCCCGCTCGACGGCGTCTTCGGGATCCGGCGCGTGCGCCACGACGCACAGTTCCGGAAGGTGCTCACCCGCATCATCGGTGTCTGCCTCACGCTCCTGTTCGGGACGAGCATTCGCGACGCCAACGTCCCGTTCAAGCTCGTCCGCCGAAGGATCTGGGAGGACGCCAGGCGCTACATCCCCGATGGGACGCTCGCGCCGTCGCTCTTTCTCGCCGTCTACATGAAGCGGGTGAACTGCTCGATTGCCTTCCTCGACGTTGCACATCGCGATCGGGCGACCGGCACGGTCTCCATCCGTCGATGGAAGCTGCTCAAGTTCTGCGCGACGGCCTTCCAGCAGCTGCTGGACTTCCGTCGCGCCCTCCCGCCCCGCTGA